The following proteins are co-located in the Tenrec ecaudatus isolate mTenEca1 chromosome 11, mTenEca1.hap1, whole genome shotgun sequence genome:
- the ZIC5 gene encoding zinc finger protein ZIC 5, whose translation MEPPLSKRSPPELRLADLATAKAQPLQNMTGFPALASPPAHSQLRGAAAHLRPQDLGADPGVAISPLGPEHMAQASALSLSPPSQGLPAPPEAPAAGASAAATTVLPGAGTYPDSGGSNGARPSAPPPPAPPLPPSPSPPPLALSGYTTTNSGGGGNSGKDHSRDFVLRRDLSATAPAAAMHGAPLGGEQRCGPDSPQHPAPPPHSAGMFISASGTYAGPDGGSGGGGPTLFPALHDTPGASGGHPHPLNGQMRLGLAAAAAAAAAELYGRTEPPFAPRSGDAHYGAMAAAAAAAALHGYGAVNLNLNLAAAAAAAAAAAGPGPHLQHHAPPPAPPPPAPHPHQRHPHLPGAAGAFLRYMRQPIKQELICKWIDPDELVGPPQPPPPAGGAQPCSKTFSTMHELVNHVTVEHVGGPEQSSHVCFWEDCPRDGKPFKAKYKLINHIRVHTGEKPFPCPFPGCGKVFARSENLKIHKRTHTGEKPFKCEFDGCDRKFANSSDRKKHSHVHTSDKPYYCKIRGCDKSYTHPSSLRKHMKIHCKSPPPSPGTLGYSSVGTPVGAPLSPVLEPTRSRSSTLSPQVTNLNEWYVCQASGAPSHLHTPSSNGTTSESEDEEMYQNSEVVRTIH comes from the exons ATGGAGCCCCCTTTGAGCAAGAGGAGCCCGCCAGAGCTGAGATTAGCGGATTTGGCAACAGCTAAAGCCCAGCCGCTTCAGAATATGACAGGCTTCCCAGCGTTGGCCAGCCCGCCCGCCCACTCCCAACTCCGTGGCGCCGCCGCGCACCTCCGCCCGCAGGACCTGGGCGCTGACCCCGGCGTGGCCATCTCTCCGCTCGGACCCGAGCACATGGCCCAGGCGAGCGCGCTCAGCCTCAGCCCTCCCTCCCAGGGGCTCCCGGCGCCGCCCGAGGCCCCGGCAGCCGGCGCAAGCGCTGCAGCCACCACCGTCCTCCCGGGCGCCGGCACCTACCCCGACAGCGGGGGCAGTAACGGCGCGCGGCCCTCtgcgcccccgcccccagcccctcctcttcctccctccccttccccccctccccttgcCCTCTCGGGCTACACCACCACCAacagtggcggcggcggcaacAGCGGCAAAGACCACAGCAGGGACTTCGTCCTCCGGAGGGACCTTTCCGCCACGGCCCCCGCGGCGGCCATGCACGGGGCCCCGCTCGGAGGGGAGCAGCGGTGCGGCCCCGACTCCCCCCAGCACCCGGCCCCGCCTCCCCACTCTGCCGGCATGTTCATCTCTGCCAGCGGCACCTACGCGGGCCCGgacggcggcagcggcggcgggggCCCGACGCTCTTCCCTGCCCTGCACGACACTCCGGGGGCCTCTGGCGGCCACCCGCACCCGCTCAACGGCCAGATGCGCCTCGGGCTGGCGGCGGCCGCGGCAGCCGCGGCGGCAGAGCTGTACGGCCGAACCGAGCCGCCTTTCGCGCCGCGCTCCGGAGACGCGCACTACGGGGCgatggccgccgccgccgccgctgccgccctgCACGGGTACGGAGCTGTGAACTTAAACCTGAacctggcggcggcggcggcggcggctgcagcCGCGGCCGGGCCTGGACCCCACCTGCAACACCACGCGCCGCCTccggcgccaccgccgcccgcGCCGCACCCGCACCAgcgccacccccacctcccaggggCAGCCGGGGCCTTCCTGCGCTACATGCGGCAGCCAATCAAGCAGGAGCTCATCTGCAAGTGGATCGACCCCGACGAGCTAGTCGGACCGCCGCAGCCACCGCCCCCGGCCGGCGGCGCCCAGCCCTGCTCCAAAACTTTCAGCACCATGCACGAGCTGGTGAACCACGTCACGGTGGAGCACGTGGGCGGCCCGGAGCAGAGCAGCCACGTCTGCTTCTGGGAGGACTGTCCGCGCGACGGCAAACCCTTCAAGGCCAAATACAAGCTCATCAACCACATCCGGGTGCACACGGGCGAGaagcctttcccctgccccttcccaggCTGCGGCAAGGTCTTCGCGCGCTCCGAGAACCTCAAGATCCACAAGCGCACTCATACAG GGGAAAAGCCTTTCAAGTGTGAGTTTGATGGCTGCGACAGGAAGTTTGCCAACAGTAGTGATCGCAAGAAACATTCCCATGTCCACACCAGTGACAAACCCTACTACTGCAAGATTCGAGGCTGTGACAAATCCTACACTCACCCGAGCTCCCTGAGGAAGCACATGAAGATTCACTGCAAGTCTCCACCACCTTCCCCAGGAACTCTTGGTTACTCATCAGTGGGGACTCCAGTGGGCGCCCCCTTGTCTCCTGTGCTGGAACCAACCAGGAGTCGCTCTAGCACACTCTCCCCTCAGGTCACTAACCTCAACGAGTGGTATGTTTGCCAGGCCAGTGGGGCCCCCAGCCACCTTCATACACCTTCCAGCAACGGAACAACCTCTGAGTCTGAAGATGAGGAAATGTATCAGAACTCTGAAGTTGTACGGACTATACATTAA